The following are encoded in a window of Pseudomonadota bacterium genomic DNA:
- a CDS encoding LysR substrate-binding domain-containing protein, which yields MSTWLPSLNALRAFEAAARHLSYSAAADELNVTPAAVKQLVGKLEASVGSRLLLRKGRALTLTANGEAGLNDLAAAMQHLTASVRQMRAPQDERRLIVSVETSIATTWLVPKLAGFREAHPDVNVLIESTPRIVDLQRGETDVALRYAVDSDEGLVIHRLFDDQIFPACSPSLAKGPPRLRHLSDLNARPLIHWDLSTMDWARSTRQWFVWENWLAHVGAERIDTAGGLHFSDYGLAVQAAIAGHGVVLASGPILREPLEANLLVQPFAELAAPGIGYDVVTTAERQDRPEVRAFIAWLLEAAQTA from the coding sequence ATGAGCACTTGGTTACCTTCGCTGAACGCGCTCAGGGCCTTTGAGGCAGCGGCCCGTCATCTGAGCTATAGCGCCGCCGCCGACGAACTGAATGTGACGCCGGCGGCTGTGAAACAGCTGGTTGGCAAACTCGAGGCGTCGGTGGGATCGCGCCTTTTGCTGCGGAAGGGTCGCGCGCTCACCTTGACGGCGAACGGAGAAGCGGGCCTGAACGATTTGGCCGCCGCCATGCAGCACCTCACCGCATCGGTCCGCCAGATGCGCGCGCCCCAAGACGAACGTCGCCTTATCGTCTCGGTCGAGACGTCGATCGCAACGACGTGGCTTGTTCCAAAGCTCGCCGGATTCAGAGAGGCGCATCCGGACGTCAACGTCTTGATCGAGTCGACACCACGTATTGTCGATCTGCAACGTGGTGAAACTGATGTGGCGCTTCGTTACGCGGTCGACAGCGACGAGGGGCTCGTCATCCACCGGCTGTTCGATGACCAGATTTTCCCTGCCTGCAGTCCGTCCCTCGCCAAAGGGCCGCCTCGGCTTCGGCATCTCAGCGACCTCAACGCTCGGCCGCTGATCCACTGGGATCTCTCGACGATGGACTGGGCGCGCTCGACGCGGCAATGGTTCGTCTGGGAGAACTGGTTGGCGCATGTCGGGGCCGAAAGGATCGATACCGCCGGCGGCCTCCACTTCAGCGATTACGGCTTGGCCGTCCAAGCGGCCATCGCTGGGCACGGCGTGGTGCTGGCGAGTGGGCCGATTCTTCGTGAGCCCCTGGAAGCCAACCTTCTGGTGCAGCCCTTTGCCGAACTGGCGGCGCCGGGCATCGGCTATGACGTCGTAACGACAGCCGAGCGCCAAGACAGGCCGGAAGTCCGCGCATTCATCGCCTGGCTCTTGGAGGCCGCCCAGACCGCTTAA